One window of the Mixophyes fleayi isolate aMixFle1 chromosome 6, aMixFle1.hap1, whole genome shotgun sequence genome contains the following:
- the JPT1 gene encoding jupiter microtubule associated homolog 1, which translates to MTTTSMFSGLDPEGRSSSRILRPPGGGSSFSFGVGDQQPQQPARRHKMASNIFGIPDKEPVPAPCVVETGIPESAACGDSEDALAHRTCTQGEYIDAVDHMVEADIPETVESGKASLTDDPEPAPPVPSRRNPPGGKSSLILG; encoded by the exons ATGACAACGACATCCATGTTTTCCGGCCTAGATCCCGAGGGCCGTAGTAGCTCCAG AATTCTGAGACCACCAGGCGGAGGCTCCAGCTTCTCTTTCGGAGTTGGTGATCAGCAACCTCAACAACCTGCGAGACGACACAAAATGGCTTCCAACATATTTGGCATACCAGACAAAGAACCAGTGCCTGCACCTTGTGTTGTTGAAACAG GCATTCCAGAAAGTGCAGCTTGTGGAGACTCAGAAGATGCTTTGGCACACAGAACGTGTACACAGGGGGAGTACATTGATGCAGTAGATCACATG gttgaAGCAGATATACCTG AAACAGTGGAGTCTGGAAAAGCCTCTCTGACTGACGACCCTGAACCCGCTCCCCCAGTACCCAGCAGACGAAACCCTCCAGGGGGGAAATCCAGTCTGATCCTGGGCTAG
- the ARMC7 gene encoding armadillo repeat-containing protein 7, with amino-acid sequence MSGRQCASADRFQYLQTLVTEFQDTDSAEAKEQVLANLANFSYDPKNFSDLRQLQVIDLFLDMLTEDNETLVEFGIGGLCNLCLDKVNKSHILSSGGLRLVINCLSSRCEETVLSAVTTLMYLSTPASIAEITAPPVVECMLRFSLSANRRLSNLANVFLQDYCTEQQVQEARTLNQHTVLGIPLPTDTS; translated from the exons ATGAGCGGTCGTCAGTGCGCAAGCGCAGATCGGTTCCAGTACCTGCAGACGCTGGTGACAGAGTTCCAGGACACGGACAGTGCAG AAGCCAAAGAACAGGTCCTGGCAAACCTAGCAAACTTTTCCTATGACCCCAAGAACTTCTCCGATCTCCGACAGTTGCAGGTCATAGATTTGTTTTTGGACATGTTGACTGAAGACAATGAAACGCTGGTGGAGTTTGGAATAG GTGGTCTTTGTAATCTGTGTTTGGATAAAGTCAACAAGAGTCACATATTGTCTTCAGGGGGCCTAAGGCTTGTCATCAACTGTCTATCCAGCCGGTGTGAAGAGACCGTCTTGTCTGCTGTTACCACGCTCATGTACCTGAGTACGCCTGCTTCCATTGCTGAAATCACCGCCCCCCCTGTGGTAGAATGCATGCTCCGGTTCTCCCTCTCCGCCAACCGCAGACTTAGCAATCTAGCCAATGTCTTTCTACAGGATTACTGCACTGAACAGCAAGTGCAGGAAGCAAGGACTCTAAATCAGCACACAGTATTGGGGATTCCCCTCCCCACAGACACCTCGTAG